Proteins co-encoded in one Ananas comosus cultivar F153 linkage group 15, ASM154086v1, whole genome shotgun sequence genomic window:
- the LOC109721437 gene encoding heat shock 70 kDa protein 8: MAEQFYTVASDSETTGEDKAQTPLPNLAIGIDIGTSKCSVAVWNGTQVELLRNTRNQKLMRSYVMFKDDLPSGGVSEETAHDEKDILSGSAIFNMKRLIGRMDTDQVVHASKTLPFLIQTLDIGVRPFIAALVNNVWRATTPEEVLAIFLLELKGMAEMHLKCPIRNAVLTIPVSFSRFQHTRIERACAMAGLHVLRLMPEPTSVALLYAQQQQQLLHENMGSGCEKVALIFNMGAGYCDVAVTATAGGVSQIKALLGCPVGGEDILQNVLRHLLPNLDSFCADHSIEKIKSMGLLRIATQDAIHKLSRGQNVHINVDLADGTKVSRTLDQPEFEKVNEMVFEQCENLIKQCLLDAKLTAEDINDVILVGGCSNIPRIRSLVLGLCKKEEPYKDIEPLEAAVHGAALEGAIALGISDPSGSLDLLTIQATPLSLGIRADGDTFVPIIHRNTAIPARKEVVFTTSQDNQTEALIAVYEGEGMSVVENHLLGFFKVTGIPPASKGTAEISVCMDIDAANVLRVLAGVLMPGGKRALPPFIEVRMPTLDHGHGWCGQALVKLYGTALDLATIPKKMQR, translated from the coding sequence ATGGCTGAACAATTCTACACTGTTGCATCTGATAGTGAAACCACTGGTGAAGACAAAGCACAAACTCCTCTCCCTAATCTTGCAATCGGCATTGATATTGGAACTTCAAAGTGCAGCGTTGCAGTTTGGAATGGTACACAAGTCGAGCTGCTTAGAAACACCAGAAACCAAAAGCTCATGAGGTCATATGTCATGTTCAAGGATGACCTCCCTTCAGGAGGAGTGAGTGAGGAAACCGCTCATGACGAAAAAGACATTTTGTCAGGAAGTGCAATATTTAATATGAAACGCTTAATCGGTCGGATGGACACAGATCAAGTTGTTCATGCCAGCAAGACCCTTCCCTTTTTGATACAGACTTTGGATATTGGTGTCCGACCATTTATTGCAGCATTAGTGAACAATGTATGGCGAGCTACCACTCCCGAGGAAGTTCTTGCCATCTTTCTACTGGAGCTCAAAGGCATGGCGGAGATGCATCTCAAGTGTCCTATTAGAAATGCTGTTCTGACTATTCCAGTCTCGTTCAGCCGGTTTCAGCACACCAGGATTGAGCGAGCCTGTGCGATGGCTGGATTACATGTTCTGAGGCTGATGCCTGAACCCACTTCGGTGGCACTTTTGTATgcgcagcagcaacagcagcttTTGCATGAGAATATGGGGAGCGGCTGTGAGAAAGTGGCTCTTATATTCAATATGGGTGCTGGGTATTGTGATGTTGCTGTAACTGCTACTGCTGGCGGTGTTTCTCAGATAAAAGCCTTATTGGGCTGCCCTGTTGGTGGAGAAGATATACTTCAGAATGTCCTGCGCCACCTTTTACCTAACTTGGACAGTTTCTGCGCTGACCACAGTATCGAGAAAATTAAGTCGATGGGATTACTCAGGATTGCAACCCAAGATGCAATTCACAAACTGTCCAGGGGACAGAATGTCCACATTAATGTGGATTTGGCCGATGGGACCAAAGTATCTAGAACCTTGGACCAACCAGAATTCGAGAAGGTAAATGAAATGGTGTTTGAGCAATGTGAGAATCTAATAAAGCAGTGCTTACTTGATGCCAAATTAACTGCAGAGGACATAAACGATGTTATTTTAGTGGGAGGGTGTTCCAACATTCCTAGAATCAGGAGTCTCGTGTTAGGCTTGTGCAAGAAGGAAGAACCATATAAAGATATAGAGCCTCTGGAGGCTGCTGTCCATGGTGCTGCACTCGAGGGAGCTATTGCTTTGGGAATCAGTGATCCTTCAGGGAGCTTAGACCTGCTAACTATTCAGGCCACCCCTCTAAGCCTTGGGATCCGTGCCGACGGTGATACCTTTGTGCCTATTATACACAGGAACACTGCAATCCCTGCAAGAAAGGAGGTGGTGTTTACAACATCGCAGGATAACCAAACTGAGGCCTTAATTGCTGTTTATGAAGGCGAGGGGATGAGTGTGGTAGAAAACCATCTGCTGGGCTTCTTCAAGGTCACCGGCATTCCACCAGCGTCGAAGGGAACGGCTGAGATCAGTGTTTGCATGGACATTGATGCTGCAAATGTTCTTAGGGTTTTAGCTGGTGTGCTCATGCCGGGAGGCAAACGAGCCCTCCCACCATTCATTGAAGTCAGGATGCCCACGCTGGACCACGGCCATGGTTGGTGTGGACAAGCGCTTGTGAAGCTGTATGGTACTGCGCTTGACTTGGCCACAATTCCGAAGAAGATGCAACGGTGA
- the LOC109721570 gene encoding uncharacterized protein LOC109721570 — protein MASSGHPPRSGGVDVDVFDYSYLHRRQEDLTTATIKLVLSRIYCWNQIRSVEQITYDRLFRRPASEMRHSEEAMIAISDMLSDSDVPVGDVDLERIAYRIYSGARRIASRAELFGRVFYMIVHVQIPVTEPWWVRGGEGNVNDPASDPMPWRYMQPAEQVDDMLAVPMDDDVLAVLMDDNVLAVSMDDDALGGAGGGFGGVPAPSASIEKLDRMRYRDEEGRGWCRERACSICMDEFEEGARLCKIPCSHAFHEECLTRWLERSRLCPLCRYSI, from the coding sequence ATGGCATCGAGCGGCCACCCTCCTCGCAGCGGCGGCGTCGACGTTGATGTCTTTGACTACTCATACTTGCACCGGCGGCAGGAAGACCTGACGACGGCGACGATCAAACTGGTACTCTCAAGAATCTACTGTTGGAATCAAATCCGATCTGTCGAACAAATCACCTATGATCGACTCTTCCGGCGACCGGCCAGCGAGATGCGCCATTCCGAAGAGGCGATGATCGCCATCTCAGACATGCTTTCCGACTCTGACGTCCCAGTCGGAGACGTCGACTTGGAGCGGATCGCATATCGCATCTACTCCGGAGCCAGGAGGATTGCTTCCCGTGCAGAGCTTTTCGGAAGGGTCTTCTACATGATCGTGCATGTACAGATACCCGTGACGGAGCCATGGTGGGTGCGCGGAGGAGAGGGCAACGTCAACGACCCTGCTTCGGACCCCATGCCGTGGCGGTACATGCAGCCAGCGGAGCAGGTCGACGACATGCTGGCGGTGCCGATGGACGACGACGTGCTGGCGGTGCTGATGGACGACAACGTGCTGGCAGTGTCGATGGATGACGACGCTCTTGGCGGTGCTGGCGGAGGTTTCGGCGGGGTTCCGGCACCGAGCGCGTCCATTGAGAAGCTAGATAGGATGAGGTACCGTGACGAGGAAGGGCGCGGATGGTGCCGCGAACGAGCTTGTTCAATTTGCATGGACGAATTTGAGGAGGGGGCGCGGTTGTGCAAGATACCGTGCTCTCACGCCTTCCATGAAGAGTGCCTTACGCGGTGGCTCGAGCGCAGCCGCCTCTGCCCGCTCTGCCGATACAGTATTTAA